The Deinococcus puniceus genome segment GACGGTCTGGGGGCGGGTGGTCTAAGGTGCTGGGGCGGGTTCGGTGCGGAACTGCCTCCTCTGCTCCGCAGCTCTGCGGGCCACCCCGCTGCTAGTGCAGCGCCCCTCTCTTCAAGCTGTTCCAGTCCCGCAAGGGGGGAGGGCTAAAAGCAATGGCTGGGAGCTGTGTTTTGACCCTTGACCCTTAGACCAAGCCCCTCACACCCGCCTACTCACGGCGCAGAACCCGTCCCACTCGCAGGCGGACGGGCTGCGGGAGTTGCCGCTGCCGGAGTTGCCGCCACCCGCTCTACCGTCAGGCGCACATTGACTTCATCGAGGGCTTGTGCGCCCGCCGGAATCCGCAGGGTCACGGGCGCGGTGTAGGTGCCCACGCGGTAGGTCACGGTTCCCGCCGCCTCGCGCAGTCGGCCCAGCAGTTCGGGGGCGGCCACCACGCGCACGGTGCTGGGCTGCACGCTGACCGCCGTGACGCGCAGGCCCGCCGGGGGATCGTTCAGCACTACGCGCAGGCTTTTCACGGGGAGTTCCCCGGTGTCTATCCGGCGCACGGTCACGCTGGCGGGGCTGGTCTGCACGCCCTCTACCGGGTCGCCCTGTTCGTCTAGAGCGATCAGGTTCACCTCGCTGGCTTCTCCGGGCAGCAGGGGCGCGGGGCTGGTGATCAGGCGGCGCACGGTGGCGACCACGCGCCCCGCACCGCTCACGGTGGCCTGTGCGGGGGCCACGTCATAGCGCAGCAGGCTGGTATCGGACGGAGAAGCCACGCTGAGCGTCACGGCCAAAGTCCGGGTCAATTGGGCATCCACGAAGCCCTGCACCCGCTCTGGCGCTTGCCGCCGCAGCGTGGTTCCACCCGGCACCTGCACCGCAACCGGGCGATTGAAACTGCCTTCCGGCACGCCCGTCACGTCGACTACGGCTTCAATCGTTTCGCCGCTCAATTCCCGCAGGCGCTCCGGGCGGCCAGAGAGCGTCACGCGCACGGTGCCGGGATTCAGGTCACTGGTGGCACGGCGGGTGCGGCCCCCGGTGGTATCGCGCACGGTCACGGGCACATCGAAGCCCTGCTCCACGTTGGCGCGGCGATCCCCAGTCGCCACGAACCACAGCGTCAGGGCCACCACCAACGACAGCACTTTGGGCAACAGGTTGTGAACGACCCGGCCCCACACGTAGCGCGGCCTAAGCCAGCGCTGGGCCGCGCTCCCTAGGCCGCCGTCATGCCCGCTGCTGCCGCTCACGCCCGCTCCGGGGGCAAGATGTCTTCCGGTTCGGGCGGCGTGTCTCCCTTGCGGTTCTTGGGCGGCGAATCGGGCTGGTCGTACACCAGCGCCCGCAATTGCTCGCGGAGTTCGGTGCCGTTCAGGTCTGGCCCCAGTCGGCCCCCCAGCGCAATTCTCATGCTGCCGCGCTCCTCGCTGGCAATGAGTACCACCGCGTCGGTCAGTTCCGACAGCCCGATGGCGGCCCGGTGGCGCGTACCGTAACGCCGATAAGTGCCGTCTCCGGCCTGAAGCGGAAACAGGCAGCCCGCCGCCACCACCCGCGACCCCTGCACGATCACACCGCCGTCGTGCAGGGGGGCGTTGCGGGCAAATAGAGCTTCCAGAAAAGGCACACTGACCACCGCGTCTAGCCGCACGCCCGTATCGGCGTATTCACCCAGCGGCGTGCGGCGTTCTATGGCGATCAAAGCCCCGGTTTTGCGCTCTGCGAGGCGTTCCAGCGCCCGTGCGAGGTCTTGCAGGGCCGCCCCGCCACTGGCTTCCCGGCCACGTGGCCGCCCCACCCGCTCCAGTGCGCCGCGCAATTCCGGCTGAAACAGCACGATCAGGGCAAACAAGCCCACCGTGCCCGCCCGCCCCAGCAGGTAGCTGAGGGTGGTGAGGCCCAGCAGTTGCGCCGCCACCCACACGCCCGCGAACACCAGAATGCCGCGCACCACGTTCACGGCACGCGTGCCCACCACCAACATGTAGGCCTGATACACCAGAAACGTGACCAGACCGATGTCCAGCACATCACGGGCACTCAGGGAACCAAGGGGCGGCACGGGGGCTAGGACTCCTTCCCGCCGCAGCACGACAACGCGGGCTGGGCGGCACGCCGTCCACTATACAAGCCAGCACCGCACGGCTGAGTCCGAGTTGGCTGAGTCCGGGCAGAAGGGGAATGCACCGGCCCCCGCGCCTGCACAGGCTTCAAAACGCGGCCATTTCCGAACGCTCTGATCAGACCCATCTTGTCAACGTTGCCGAACCGAACCACCCACAAGTCCCAAAACAGCCCGTGAGGAAGTTCGAAGTCCCTCATCTCGGCCCCCACCAAGCCTGACCCCACCAACCCTAATCTTTATCTTCCGTTTCTCTTTAGTTTTGCCCGGTACGGTGCGGGGGGGTAGGCTAGACTGCCCGCCATGATGCGCCTAGCCATTCTCGCGGACTTGCACGCCAACTTGGCGGCAACATTGGCAGTCCACGCAGACGTCGAGCGGCGCGGTATTTCTGAAGTGTGGGTTTTAGGCGACCTCGTGGGCAAAGGCCCGCGCCCAAAAGAAGTGGTGGAGTGGACGGAGGCCCACGCCTCACGGGTGATTCAGGGCAACTGGGACGCCCGCGTGGCCGGGGCCACCAACCGCCCCCAAGACCTGTGGCCGCGCAGCCGCCTCACGCCGGGGCAACTGTCTTACCTCGGGGCCTTGCCCTACGGCATAGAGGAACAGTTCAGCGGCGCGTGGTGGCGGTTCGTGCATGCCAGTAGCCGGGGTCTGTTTCACCGCCTGTACCCACACAGCAGCCTTGCCGAGCAACTGGACGCCTTTTTGCCCAATAGCCAGTACGGACTGGCCCAACACGCCGACGCCCTTGTCTACGCCGACGTCCATGAAGCTCTGATGCTGGATGTGGAGGGCCGCCCGCTGATCAACTGCGGCAGCGTGGGCAACCCGCTGGACAGCACTCTCCCCTGCTACCTGATTTTGGAATTCGACCCCCACAGCCCGGCCCACAGCGCCACGTTTGTGCGCCTGACCTATGACCGGGATGAAGAAATTGGCGCGGCGGAGGCCAGCGGCATGCCCTTTACGCGGGAGTACATCGCGGAACTGCTGACCGGGGCGTACCAGAAACGGCGAGCGAGAACGGGGGAATAGAGCGGCAATCGGTCATCTCGGCACTTGCTCCAGCCTCTACATTGCGGAGGTGAAGCAAAAGCTTGGTTGGTTGACCGTTGGTCTGGGCGGTTTGGCGCTCGCAGGTGGCCGGGACGCCCCCACGTTCTTGGATGTCTTCCGTCAGACACCGGGAGCGCGGCAAGTCATCAAGGTTCCCGATGAGCAACTGGGAACACTGGGCTACACGCACCGCCTGATCTTTCAAAACGTTGGGGCTGTGTTTCTGACACGCGGCGCTCTGGAAGGCAGCGACACACCAAACACCATCACCGCATGGGTTTCAACTTCCCACGCTTCGATTCAGCAGCAGCGGGCGATGGTGGCAGTCATCAGACATACGGTGGCCCGCTGCCATGCCCCACTGACGGCGCAGCAACTCAACATGTTGCATGCGTTGGCCGAGCGCGATTGGCGGCTCAAGTTGGGCTGGCAAGAACAGCAAATTGGCCCCCTCAAGGTGGGTTGGGGTGGCCGGGAAGGGTTGAATATCGGCGGCCATGATGTGGGCGGAATGAGTGTGGATTGGCCCAACAGTCAAGGCGTCTGTAGGTGGTAGTCAGGCTCCAAAAGCAAAACCGCCCTGACCCCAACTGAGGCCAGAGCGGAACACTCATGCTCAGGCTTAGGCCCGCAATTCGCCCTTTTCACGCATGACCTGAGTCAGCTTGGCAGGTTCGAACAGGCTGGCTCCCTCGCCGTAACGGGCTTTGACAGCACGCTGCACCAGCCACACGGCAGCAAACACGCCCAGCAAACTCAGCACCAGCGAGGGCACCCGCATCAGCGCATTCACCTCGGCGATCTGGCCGTTAAAGTCGTCCGAGCCGAATTTGGCCACCACCCGCTGATAGTTCACGACGCTGTTGATAATGCCGCCGATGATGTCTATGACGGCAAACACCACCGTTCCCAACACCAAGCCTTTGTGGACGGCAGGGTCACGCATGGCCTGCTGGCTGGCGGCGCGGTGTTCGGGCGGTTCTCCGATGCTGCTGGCATCCAGAAACACGCGGAACAGGGGGACGCTGGTGGCCGCCGAAATGAGGAACAAGATGCCCGTGAGGTAAGAGCGGGCGCTGTCCTTGATGGCATACCAGAAGCCGTCCACGTACCAGAAGGCCAATGCGCCGCTGAAGATTGCCCCAGCGCCGCCGATGAGGGCCACCGGGCTGACATTGCGGTTCACCAACAAATCCCACAGTACATAGACCACTGGAATCAGGGCGGCCAACAGGTAGGCGCGGATATTTCCGGTGGTGCCGCCGCCAAAGACCGTGTCGGACACGCTGACGCCGCTGCCAAAAATATTGGGACTCAGAATCAGGATCGGAATGAGCAGGGTGAAGACCAGATCCCAGACGGTTTTGGGCACCCGCGCACGCGGCTGTGCTTTCGGTGGAGATTCTGGCGGCACCGCGGGTGAAGAAGTAGGGTCAGACATGGGCCCTATTCTCTCATTCCGGCAGAGGGCGCGGCGAGAGGAATCTGACCCTCACACGGTAATGAAGTGAGGGACTGAAATGGAGTGGTGGCATGGGCTGAGGGCCTGCGCTGCTCTGTCTGCCGCCTCAGCCTCCGCGATGACCCAAAGGCGTGCCATACAGCAAGAGATTCAGACCCAGAGTTGCTCGCTCCCTCGTCTTGTCTCCGAACGACGTGGGTCAATGTGACGGAGAACGGCTCTAGGCGGCGCGTTCGCTGTGTTCGGCCTGCACCAGTACGCGCAGCAGGGCGCTCAGGGGATCGAGGGCGCGGGCAGAGGCCATGACCATACCGCCGTGCAGACTGGCTTCGTACACACTCTGATCCCCGTTTTCATCAAATTCGTTGACCAATTCCAAGCGTACCCGGTGGTTGCGGCGGGCGGCCCAGTGCATCAGGTGGAGCAGCAAGTTGGGCGAATCGCCGCGCAGCCACTGAATATCTTGGGTGCCGTGCGCCACCGACATATGAATCCGGGGCTGATCTGGCAGACCACTGCCGAGAATACTGCGGTATCCGGCGTAAAAGTTCTCACTGCCCGTTGCAGCCACGCGGTGCAGTGCGCCCATCTCCGGGGCGGCAAGGGTGCGCAAATCAGGAAGGAGCATGTCCACAAGAGGCATCGTGTCAGGCAGCGGAGGGAGTGGCTGTGCAATTTCCCACCCTTGGGGCTACCCCCAGAGTCAAAAGCGGTCTTTATATCGCCCCAAAAAACTGTGTGGTTATATAGTTGAAAGGCCGTATGTTTCCTGTCAAGGTGCGTCCCACCGCCCTTTACAAATGGTGAGGGAGGCGCAGTTGACGGCTACGCCTCCCCCACTGGGGGTACTCTTTGGGGCTGAAGTCAGCGCCCGCGTTTAGGAACTGTGCTTAAGAACTGTATTTAAGGACTGCCGGGCTGCACGCGGTCTTGAGACAGCAT includes the following:
- a CDS encoding CdaR family protein, with amino-acid sequence MSGSSGHDGGLGSAAQRWLRPRYVWGRVVHNLLPKVLSLVVALTLWFVATGDRRANVEQGFDVPVTVRDTTGGRTRRATSDLNPGTVRVTLSGRPERLRELSGETIEAVVDVTGVPEGSFNRPVAVQVPGGTTLRRQAPERVQGFVDAQLTRTLAVTLSVASPSDTSLLRYDVAPAQATVSGAGRVVATVRRLITSPAPLLPGEASEVNLIALDEQGDPVEGVQTSPASVTVRRIDTGELPVKSLRVVLNDPPAGLRVTAVSVQPSTVRVVAAPELLGRLREAAGTVTYRVGTYTAPVTLRIPAGAQALDEVNVRLTVERVAATPAAATPAARPPASGTGSAP
- a CDS encoding VC0807 family protein, producing the protein MSDPTSSPAVPPESPPKAQPRARVPKTVWDLVFTLLIPILILSPNIFGSGVSVSDTVFGGGTTGNIRAYLLAALIPVVYVLWDLLVNRNVSPVALIGGAGAIFSGALAFWYVDGFWYAIKDSARSYLTGILFLISAATSVPLFRVFLDASSIGEPPEHRAASQQAMRDPAVHKGLVLGTVVFAVIDIIGGIINSVVNYQRVVAKFGSDDFNGQIAEVNALMRVPSLVLSLLGVFAAVWLVQRAVKARYGEGASLFEPAKLTQVMREKGELRA
- the cdaA gene encoding diadenylate cyclase CdaA yields the protein MPPLGSLSARDVLDIGLVTFLVYQAYMLVVGTRAVNVVRGILVFAGVWVAAQLLGLTTLSYLLGRAGTVGLFALIVLFQPELRGALERVGRPRGREASGGAALQDLARALERLAERKTGALIAIERRTPLGEYADTGVRLDAVVSVPFLEALFARNAPLHDGGVIVQGSRVVAAGCLFPLQAGDGTYRRYGTRHRAAIGLSELTDAVVLIASEERGSMRIALGGRLGPDLNGTELREQLRALVYDQPDSPPKNRKGDTPPEPEDILPPERA
- a CDS encoding metallophosphoesterase family protein; translation: MMRLAILADLHANLAATLAVHADVERRGISEVWVLGDLVGKGPRPKEVVEWTEAHASRVIQGNWDARVAGATNRPQDLWPRSRLTPGQLSYLGALPYGIEEQFSGAWWRFVHASSRGLFHRLYPHSSLAEQLDAFLPNSQYGLAQHADALVYADVHEALMLDVEGRPLINCGSVGNPLDSTLPCYLILEFDPHSPAHSATFVRLTYDRDEEIGAAEASGMPFTREYIAELLTGAYQKRRARTGE